A single region of the Podospora pseudopauciseta strain CBS 411.78 chromosome 1, whole genome shotgun sequence genome encodes:
- a CDS encoding hypothetical protein (EggNog:ENOG503NV93; COG:P): protein MSSPPTTRPMFPRSAFLLLQDEPPIAPMGHGALASLIRNRPAVALANPLSFGGRDEEEGAAETVEDEAHRRDERRMSAILNSSHMRSMRLIGNSNPRYRWEKYWKTQEELAAMKKDIREYYERVNYLVQQYLYIDRLLDSSLPHDLLNEYNNMPASAFRGVEIPATITENLPTTSQEPARKVKRTPKDIYRSTETTPLLQSNGGAAVDDDDLENGGRAKPEIPWLEDDLVDSDAPIVTLAIYINFAANVILLAGKIAVIISVPSVSVLASLVDAVLDFISTVIVWVTTVLIRQQDQYRYPIGRRRLEPLGVLVFSVIMITSFVQVALEAIQRLLSPDRHIIELVVLALVSHGEELERTGPAQKLVRQMRVQM, encoded by the exons ATGAGTTCGCCACCGACAACGCGCCCCATGTTCCCGCGCTCTGcatttctcctcctccaagatGAACCGCCAATTGCGCCCATGGGCCACGGGGCGCTGGCTTCGCTGATCAGGAATCGGCCTGCAGTGGCATTAGCAAACCCTTTGTCTTTTGGTGGCCgcgatgaggaagaaggcgcGGCTGAAACGGTTGAAGATGAGGCGCATAGGCGAGACGAGCGCCGCATGAGTGCCATCTTGAACAGCTCTCACATGCGCAGCATGCGCCTGATCGGAAATAGCAACCCACGATATCGATGGGAAAAATACTGGAAAACCCAAGAGGAGCTGGCCGCTATGAAGAAGGATATACGCGAGTACTATGAACGCGTCAACTACCTGGTCCAGCAGTATCTCTACATTGACCGCCTCCTGGACTCATCTTTGCCTCATGACCTGCTCAATGAGTACAACAACATGCCCGCATCTGCCTTTCGCGGTGTCGAGATACCCGCCACCATCACGGAAAACTTACCAACCACGTCACAAGAGCCCGCGCGCAAGGTAAAACGGACCCCAAAGGATATTTACCGGTCTACCGAGACGACTCCTCTACTTCAAAGCAACGGCGGGGCAGCTGTGGACGATGACGACCTTGAAAACGGAGGGCGTGCCAAACCTGAAATCCCATGGCTTGAAGATGACCTCGTCGACAGCGATGCCCCCATTGTCACCTTGGCTATCTACATCAATTTTGCTGCCAATGTTATTCTCCTAGCTGGCAAAATTgccgtcatcatcagcgTCCCGTCGGTTTCGGTGCTGGCCAGCTTGGTGGACGCGGTTCTTGACTTCATCTCAACCGTCATCGTTTGGGTGACCACGGTTCTCATTCGCCAGCAGGATCAATATCGATATCCGATCGGAAGGCGGAGACTTGAGCCTTTGGGTGTTCTTGTCTTTTCCGTGATCATGATTACTTCGTTCGTTCAAGTTGCTCTGGAGGCCATCCAACGTCTTCTTTCTCCCGATCGTCACATCATTGAACT GGTTGTGCTGGCTTTGGTGTCGCATGGTGAAGAACTCGAGCGTACAGGCCCT GCGCAAAAACTAGTGCGGCAGATGCGAGTACAGATGTGA
- a CDS encoding hypothetical protein (EggNog:ENOG503NV93; COG:P), whose protein sequence is MRFAKTIKQIQGLQAYHAGDKLNVEVDIVLDASTPLKDSHDLSESLQYVLESVPIVDRAFVHVDYATYNLPTHMQQQGSS, encoded by the exons ATGCGCTTCGCAAAAACCATCAAGCAAATCCAGGGCCTACAAGCCTACCATGCCGGTGATAAGCTCAACGTCGAGGTCGACATCGTCCTCGACGCCAGCACTCCATTGAAAGACAGCCACGACCTGAG CGAAAGCTTGCAATACGTTCTGGAGTCGGTCCCCATTGTTGACAGAGCGTTTGTCCATGTCGACTACGCAACGTATAATCTTCCCACACACATGCAGCAACAAGGGTCTTCCTAA
- the STT4 gene encoding Phosphatidylinositol 4-kinase stt4 (EggNog:ENOG503NUX7; COG:T) translates to MARDVRRKAFERIAALAASDPASTSFDKSDLDRLCRVAPNHKRSFSSVNGHSAGGPPWPEAARIPMTIREYEVLIALCKSAPALRSAQSAQKLARHLVPYLLDSHVQAFAHSPFFRKIEPSPTESLSYHVTAALLSLGNRHADVQQTVADSISAFLNACAHATESISPTDDDDPAALEDATRTATITVALLGFLDAACAQTSFWKTGSRLGLVSRLRDLLSQPFLVAVETAFSIIRNFHSPDRHVKEWRRWTHHYEDAGRPLGAMLLQKSFMKLLVAATSLLVAEEDALRETHILDIIMSGRGLRRPLTARSSEGDFRSVELYATVAIDQMNYLESSADFDSLLPAKQKLAFAVKAYALVSYLNACTLNEDAADGEVLMAWLEEALGDPSGMANHELAPVVLKSMALLCKVSPSYAINVSRLLPRFIVQSGAKSHIVVVASKCLAFVLQMLSKDAVITTLYTLGNVLSPGNERGLPGGPNGDGHDSSQIYAGRQSTGSSISFQFSGEEESAIVQGNVVQAICEIASACKDEKITGLAQSMLAQKIVKLSTPVDARIITGAASLALSGGQSEFRYLLKKYASVAHDAVVEHREALLHSVMKARNHISANIRADSPLYDTYLEHLLDGIISQGDAHTHQNHTKDSELELAAREIAQLLPPLATFMSANDFSLNDAADDDRRSMLRDAWFNIVVHGFTASTARGKESMKYLRIMAIHSPPLVLENREEENESDIDLNPILRRGESSDRESLMKKYLAELVPSRSSEIKGLSYRKTVFLHAAFLVESLRADAGDCTKALSYFLEPSMRRGDVSRTMDGIMKAVVDRYLVKTINATNPAFTAQYAATQLAKIFSSCCHRIERVQQAAFSCADRMIDAIPSVLCQRSSLFALLELLTLMWSSCLEAEIDRYEPRTTFKSNKGDVVVELSDDYQSRQLTLQNLYQKAKRWLSSAISIAPADVKGLLQTYLSEFDDDSAFGHISLGRSFAVEVGSTIPSTDQRLGSLDRLGDCLINTASDFMAQYTTRQEYRYSEALPDQSMEWMSLMRPDRRASYLPSPGDESADANTALAHIEKRALNRKITSVTDVRDILRRAAALLCRSNRDECSIAHYLVSIPFSMFTKQSIKLGISLWLGVMNENPRMEPRILAEIVQQWEFTIQKKLGLFSPTIASPDPFFQRQEFAPSDSAAMTKRKQTVHNLLAPHSRLLQFLSSHYNATRLGNPDTNHMFLRLLDVTLEAVKHSTPHPMAREIRFQVVLLGLRVLKTNSTMGAIAQYRLKDQILSAGLGWFEAPPRWSFGSNILQLKTEIYLISDVQTALAATTNIGAQSAGSIKSLAAKEKLLGLLLDSELSRLGVWVRPTDSSRPPSTFHHHHHHTGKESPFEASIHPLIRTAWAESPSLAVHLASRFPYPRILKEVRWLLLNFPAKAIKEPEALPILIDGSLPEDVTFQLKYMLFWAPVNPITAVTLFLPAYKNHPYLIQYAMRALESHSVDVTFFYVPQIVQTLRYDALGYVERYILETAQFSQLFAHQIIWNMKANAYKDDDSQIPDAIKPTLDKVMGHMVDSFSDEDREFYEREFSFFDEVTSISGKLKPLIKRSKPEKKQKIEEELRKIKVEVGVYLPSNPDGSVIGIDRKSGKPLQSHAKAPFMATFRIKKKKPELDEAEELLAEPVQENQSADHDNTIEVWQSAIFKVGDDCRQDVLALQMIAAFRGIFHSVGLDVYVFPYRVTATAPGCGVIDVLPNSISRDMLGREAVNGLYDYFISKYGNEDSLRFQQARNNFVKSMAAYSVISFLLQFKDRHNGNIMIDDAGHILHIDFGFCFDIAPGGIKFERAPFKLTSEMLAVMGGGADTQAFKWFEELCVKAFLASRQYTEKLSQIVLLMMDSGLPCFKPESVKHFKERFVLDKTEREAAEFMKGLIKKSYGSYSTGIYDQFQLLTNGIPY, encoded by the exons TCTTTTTCTAGCGTCAATGGCCACAGTGCAGGAGGGCCCCCTTGGCCAGAAGCTGCCCGTATTCCCATG ACTATTCGCGAATATGAAGTTCTTATTGCCCTTTGCAAGTCGGCGCCGGCTTTGCGCAGTGCCCAGAGCGCCCAGAAACTGGCCCGTCACCTTGTCCCGTATCTGCTCGACTCCCATGTTCAGGCCTTCGCCCATTCCCCCTTTTTCCGCAAGATCGAGCCGTCTCCTACCGAGTCACTGAGCTATCACGTTACCGCGGCTTTACTGTCCCTCGGAAATCGTCATGCCGATGTGCAGCAGACGGTGGCCGACAGCATCTCTGCATTTCTCAATGCTTGTGCCCATGCCACCGAGAGTATTTCTCCAactgacgacgacgacccaGCCGCTTTGGAGGATGCCACAAGAACAGCGACTATTACCGTTGCCCTGCTGGGATTCCTGGACGCTGCTTGCGCTCAAACAAGTTTCTGGAAGACCGGCAGCCGCCTCGGCCTTGTTTCTCGGTTGCGAGACCTCCTGTCGCAACCCTTTCTGGTCGCCGTAGAAACCGCCTTCTCCATTATACGGAACTTTCACTCACCAGATCGTCATGTCAAAGAGTGGAGGCGATGGACGCACCATTACGAGGATGCCGGCCGTCCATTGGGGGCCATGCTGCTGCAAAAGAGCTTCATGAAGCTCCTAGTGGCGGCAACCTCTCTTTTGGTCGCTGAAGAGGATGCTTTGCGGGAGACGCACATTCTGGACATCATCATGTCTGGCCGTGGCTTGCGCAGACCCCTTACGGCAAGGAGTTCCGAGGGAGACTTTCGTTCTGTGGAGCTGTATGCAACCGTTGCCATTGACCAAATGAACTACCTGGAATCCAGCGCAGATTTTGACAGCCTTCTGCCCGCGAAACAGAAACTTGCGTTTGCTGTCAAGGCTTATGCTCTGGTCAGCTACTTGAATGCGTGCACCCTCAACGAGGATGCCGCAGATGGCGAGGTCCTCATGGCGTGGCTAGAAGAAGCACTTGGCGACCCGTCCGGTATGGCAAATCATGAATTGGCGCCTGTGGTCCTCAAGTCCATGGCTTTATTGTGCAAGGTCTCTCCTTCATACGCCATCAATGTCAGCCGCCTGCTTCCTCGATTTATCGTCCAGAGCGGCGCCAAAAGTCAtattgtggtggtggcatcaaAGTGCCTCGCCTTCGTCCTGCAAATGCTTTCCAAGGACGCCGTTATTACAACACTGTACACACTCGGCAACGTCTTGAGTCCCGGCAACGAGCGGGGACTTCCTGGCGGTCCCAATGGAGATGGCCATGACTCTTCTCAAATCTACGCTGGCAGACAGTCGACCGGCAGCTCCATATCCTTCCAGTTCTCTGGCGAAGAGGAGTCGGCCATTGTTCAGGGTAACGTGGTTCAGGCAATCTGCGAGATTGCAAGCGCGTGTAAGGACGAGAAGATTACCGGTCTCGCTCAGTCAATGCTTGCACAAAAGATCGTTAAGCTAAGCACTCCAGTCGATGCGCGGATCATTACCGGCGCTGCCAGTCTGGCTCTCAGCGGGGGACAATCTGAGTTTCGCTACCTTTTGAAGAAATACGCCAGCGTGGCGCATGATGCCGTCGTCGAGCACAGAGAGGCACTTTTACACTCTGTCATGAAAGCTCGTAATCATATTTCAGCCAACATACGAGCAGACTCCCCGCTCTACGACACCTACCTAGAGCACTTGCTCGACGGCATCATCTCACAGGGAGACGCACATACGCACCAGAACCACACAAAGGACTCTGAGTTGGAGTTGGCTGCGCGTGAAATTGCCCAGCTGCTGCCTCCTCTGGCGACCTTTATGTCAGCCAATGACTTTTCCTTGAACGACGCCGCCGATGATGATAGACGTTCCATGCTTCGTGACGCATGGTTCAATATCGTCGTCCATGGCTTTACCGCGTCGACAGCCCGCGGAAAAGAAAGCATGAAGTATCTGAGGATCATGGCGATACATTCCCCGCCTTTGGTGTTGGAGAAccgcgaggaggagaacgaAAGCGATATTGACCTAAATCCCATTCTCCGCAGAGGGGAAAGTTCGGATCGGGAGTCTCTGATGAAGAAGTACCTTGCCGAATTAGTCCCCTCGCGGAGCAGCGAGATCAAAGGATTGAGCTACCGCAAGACCGTTTTTCTTCACGCGGCTTTCTTGGTTGAGAGTTTGCGGGCAGATGCTGGAGATTGTACCAAAGCACTCTCGTACTTCCTCGAGCCCAGCATGAGGCGAGGTGATGTGAGCAGGACCATGGATGGTATCATGAAAGCTGTCGTTGACCGCTACCTCGTCAAAACTATCAACGCCACGAACCCCGCCTTCACTGCGCAATATGCAGCCACGCAGCTCGCCAAGATCTTTTCCAGTTGCTGTCACCGAATTGAACGGGTTCAGCAGGCTGCTTTTAGCTGCGCTGACCGCATGATTGATGCGATACCCTCAGTCTTGTGCCAACGATCCTCGCTGTTTGCGCTGCTCGAGCTCCTGACCCTGATGTGGTCCAGTTGCCTGGAAGCCGAAATCGATCGGTACGAGCCTCGAACCACCTTCAAGTCGAACAAGGGGGACGTCGTTGTGGAGCTTTCGGACGACTACCAGTCCAGACAGCTTACTCTCCAGAACTTGTATCAAAAGGCCAAACGGTGGTTGTCAAGTGCCATCAGTATTGCGCCAGCCGATGTCAAAGGGTTGCTCCAGACCTACCTCTCCGAATTTGATGACGATAGCGCTTTCGGTCACATCTCACTTGGCAGATCGTTTGCTGTTGAAGTTGGCTCGACCATTCCATCCACGGATCAGAGACTTGGCTCGCTTGACAGGCTTGGGGACTGCCTCATCAATACCGCCTCTGATTTTATGGCACAATACACTACGCGCCAGGAGTACCGATACTCTGAGGCACTTCCTGACCAGAGCATGGAATGGATGAGCCTCATGAGACCAGATCGCAGGGCCTCATACCTCCCATCTCCTGGCGACGAAAGCGCAGATGCGAACACGGCTCTTGCCCACATTGAGAAGCGTGCGCTGAACCGCAAAATTACATCAGTGACAGACGTCCGCGATATCCTTCGCCGCGCGGCCGCCCTCCTCTGCCGGAGCAATCGTGACGAATGCTCCATTGCACATTATCTTGTCAGCATACCCTTTTCCATGTTCACCAAGCAGTCCATCAAACTCGGAATCTCTCTTTGGCTGGGGGTCATGAACGAAAACCCCCGGATGGAGCCACGTATCCTGGCTGAGATTGTTCAGCAATGGGAGTTCACCAtccagaagaagctgggCCTTTTCAGTCCAACAATAGCTAGCCCAGATCCGTTCTTCCAGAGGCAGGAGTTCGCCCCGAGTGACAGCGCCGCGATGACGAAGCGCAAACAGACGGTTCACAACCTTCTAGCACCTCACTCAAGGCTACTGCAGTTCCTCAGCAGTCATTACAATGCCACCCGTCTGGGTAACCCTGACACGAACCACATgttcctccgcctccttgaTGTGACACTTGAGGCTGTCAAGCactcaacaccacacccaaTGGCAAGAGAAATTCGGTTCCAGGttgtccttcttggccttcgGGTACTCAAGACCAACTCGACCATGGGCGCAATTGCACAATATCGTCTGAAGGATCAGATTCTGTCAGCGGGCTTGGGTTGGTTCGAAGCTCCACCGCGCTGGTCGTTTGGAAGCAACATTCTCCAGCTCAAGACCGAAATCTATCTGATCTCGGATGTCCAGACTGCCCTGGCTGCCACCACGAATATTGGTGCACAATCCGCTGGGAGCATCAAGTCCCTTGCGGCCAAAGAAAAGCTCCTTGGACTGCTTTTGGACAGCGAGCTTTCTCGACTGGGCGTCTGGGTTCGCCCAACTGACTCGTCACGACCTCCATCAAccttccatcaccaccaccatcatacCGGCAAAGAAAGTCCATTTGAGGCTAGCATTCACCCCTTGATCCGAACAGCCTGGGCGGAGAGCCCATCTCTAGCCGTACATTTGGCAAGCAGGTTCCCGTATCCACGTATCCTTAAGGAGGTCCGCTGGCTTTTGCTGAACTTTCCCGCCAAGGCTATTAAAGAACCCGAGGCACTGCCTATTCTTATTGATGGTTCCCTTCCAGAAGACGTCACTTTCCAACTCAAG TACATGTTGTTCTGGGCTCCTGTTAACCCAATCACTGCCGTGACGCTGTTTTTGCCAGCATACAAGAACCACCCTTATCTTATTCAGTATGCTATGCGAGCATTGGAAAGCCACTCAGTGGATGTGACATTCTTTTATGTCCCTCAGATCGTACAGACTCTGCGCTACGATGCCTTGGGCTATGTCGAACGCTACATCCTCGAAACCGCACAGTTTTCACAGCTCTTCGCCCATCAGATCATTTGGAACATGAAGGCCAATGCTTACAAAGACGACGACTCGCAGATCCCCGACGCCATCAAGCCGACGCTGGACAAAGTCATGGGCCACATGGTGGACAGCTTTTCGGACGAGGATCGTGAGTTTTACGAGCGCGagttttctttctttgacGAGGTAACCAGCATCTCGGGGAAGCTCAAGCCGTTGATCAAGAGATCAAAGccagagaagaagcaaaagatcgAGGAGGAACTGCGGAAGATCAAGGTCGAAGTTGGGGTCTACCTTCCCAGCAATCCTGATGGCTCAGTCATTGGTATTGACCGTAAATCCGGTAAACCGCTACAGAGCCACGCCAAAGCACCCTTCATGGCGACCTTCCGTatcaaaaagaagaagcccgaGCTTGATGAGGCCGAGGAGCTGCTCGCGGAACCGGTACAAGAGAACCAAAGTGCCGATCACGACAACACAATTGAGGTTTGGCAGTCAGCCATCTTCAAGGTTGGCGATGATTGTCGGCAGGACGTTCTCGCCCTGCAGATGATCGCTGCTTTCCGAGGCATTTTCCACAGTGTTGGCCTGGACGTCTACGTGTTTCCCTACCGCGTCACGGCGACAGCGCCAGGCTGCGGTGTCATTGACGTTCTTCCCAACTCCATCTCACGCGACATGCTGGGCCGTGAAGCCGTCAATGGTCTCTACGATTACTTCATCTCCAAGTATGGCAACGAGGATTCGCTTCGGTTCCAGCAGGCACGCAACAACTTTGTGAAGAGTATGGCTGCCTACTCGGTCATCTCGTTTCTGTTGCAGTTCAAGGACCGCCACAATGGCAATATCATGATTGACGACGCCGGCCACATCCTCCACATCGATTTCGGCTTCTGCTTTGACATCGCGCCGGGCGGTATCAAGTTTGAGCGCGCACCCTTCAAACTGACGTCCGAGATGCTTGCcgtgatgggtggtggtgcagatACACAAGCCTTCAAGTGGTTCGAAGAACTGTGTGTCAAGGCATTTTTGGCGTCTCGACAGTACACGGAGAAGCTCTCGCAGATTGTGCTACTCATGATGGACAGCGGGCTACCCTGCTTCAAACCGGAGAGCGTCAAGCACTTCAAAGAGCGTTTTGTGCTGGACAAGACCGAACGTGAGGCCGCCGAGTTTATGAAGGGCCTGATTAAGAAGAGCTACGGCAGCTACTCGACCGGCATATATGACCAGTTCCAGCTGTTGACGAACGGCATCCCGTACTGA